The uncultured Cohaesibacter sp. genome window below encodes:
- a CDS encoding DoxX family protein: protein MIDTNTAPYAAFLLRVISGALLLAHGLMKIFIFTIPGTVGFFESLGFPGIFAYLTILAEVAGGAALILGVATRAVAILTLPPLLGALVVHSGNGWVFSSQGGGWEFPLFWAITNVVIALLGSGAYALRLPVVQKFAWAQ from the coding sequence ATGATCGACACCAATACCGCCCCATACGCCGCATTCCTTCTTCGCGTTATCTCTGGTGCCCTGCTGCTTGCGCATGGCCTGATGAAGATCTTCATCTTCACCATTCCCGGAACAGTCGGCTTTTTTGAAAGCCTCGGCTTCCCCGGCATCTTTGCCTATCTGACCATCCTGGCCGAAGTGGCTGGCGGCGCCGCCCTGATCCTCGGCGTTGCCACCCGTGCGGTCGCCATTCTGACCTTGCCTCCTCTGCTCGGCGCTCTGGTCGTTCACTCCGGTAACGGCTGGGTATTTTCCAGCCAGGGTGGCGGCTGGGAATTCCCGCTGTTCTGGGCCATCACCAATGTGGTCATCGCCCTGCTTGGCAGCGGTGCCTATGCCCTCCGCCTGCCGGTTGTCCAGAAGTTCGCCTGGGCCCAGTAA